The DNA sequence CGCCGCCTGAATCGGCTCAAGGAGCGGTACGCCCGGGTCCTGGACCGGGTGGACCTGGCCCAGGCCGAGGCCCTTTTGGAGGGGGGGACTCCTTTGGGGGAGCGGCTTTCCGAGCTGGAGGAGGCCCTAAGGAGGGCCGAGGAGGAGCTCCGGTCGGAGGTGCTGGCCCAGCTCATCGCCCTGGAGGAGCGGGCCCGGGCCCTGGGGGCGGAGGGGCTTTTGGAGGAGGTCCGCCTGGCCCAGGCCACCTTGCGGGAAGGGGGGTGGCCGGAGGTGGCGGAGCTCCTTCGGAAGGTGGAGGCCCAGGAGGCGGAAAGGGAGCGGCTTTTGGCCCTGGAGGAGGAGCGGCAGGCCCTCCTGAAGGCCCTGGAGGGCTCCCAAGACCCCGCCTTCGCCTCCTTGCGGGAGGAGGTGCGAAGCCTCGCTAGGGAGCGGCTTTTTGAGCTTCCCGCCCTCCGGGAAAGGTATTTGGCCCTCCTGAAGGAGAAGGACGCCCAGGCCCACCTCCAGGCCCTGGCCCGGGCCGTCTTGGGCGAGGCGGACCTCCCGCCCCAGGCCCTGAAGGACCGCCTCCTGGAGGCCCTGAGGGAGCGGCTTAAGGCCCTGAAGGAGAAGGCCCGCGCCCTGGGGCGGGAAAGCGAGCTCAAGGAGGCCGAGGCCGCCCTAAGGGAGGGACGGCCCTTTGACCCCAGGCCCCTGGAGGCGGCCCTGGAGGCGGCCCTGGCCGAGCGGAGGGCCCTGGCCCTGGAGGAGCTGGGCCGCCTCGAGGCCCTGGCTCAGCGCTACCGGGGCCTGGGGGGGGAGGCGGTCCTGGCCCGCATCCAGGAGGAGAAGGAAGAGCCCCTGCCGGAGGTCCTGCCCATACGGCAGGCCCTCTCCGCCCTGGCCCGCCGGGCGGAGGCCCTGCGGGGCGGCCTCCGGACCCGGCTTGTCGCCTTCTTCCAGACCTACGAGCCCCTGCGTACCCTGGAGGGGGAAACCGCCCGGCGGCTCAGGCCCATGGCGGAGCTTTTGCAGACCGCCCTGGAGCGGCTGGACCGGCTGGGGCCCCGGGGGCTTCTGGAGGTGGAGCGGCTTCTAAAGAAGGCCGAGCCCCTCCTCCAGGCCCTCAAGAAGGAGGAGGAGGCGGCGAGAAGCGTCCTCCGCTCCCTTAAGGGCGAGGAGCTGGAGGCCCTTTTAGGCGTCTTTGAGGAGGGGCCGGACCTCTCCTCCTTGCGGCTTCCCGGGGTGGAGCGGCTGGAGCCCCTGGAAAGCGCCCCTTACGCCCGCCCCCTGGCCGAGGCCTGGGCGCGGCTGGACGAGAGCCTGAAGGCCCGGGGGGAGGCCTTGGTGGTCTACTGGGAAAACACGGCCCTGGTCCTGGTCCGGGTCCGGGGAAGGCCCGTGGTGGGCCTGATGGACCGGGGGGTGGTCTCCCACTTCCTCCTGGAAGCCAAAGGGTTAAACTGAGTAAACTGAGAAGGTGGACGACGCCCACGCCCTCCTGGAGCGCCTGAGGGCCCGGATCTCCTACCTGAGCCCGGAGGACCAGGCCCGGGTGGAGGAGGCCTTCTGGTTCGCCCAGGAGGCCCACCAGGGGCAGTACCGGAAAAGCGGGGAGGCCTACATCACCCACCCGGTGGCGGTGGCGGAGATCCTGGCCGAGCTCCGCATGGACCCCGAGACCCTGATGGCGGGCCTTCTGCACGACACCCTGGAGGACTGCGGGGTGCCCGCCGAGGTGCTGGAAGGGCGCTTCGGTCCCCAGGTGCGCCGGATCGTGGAGGGCGAGACCAAGGTCAGCAAGCTCTACAAGCTGGCCTCCCTCGAGGGCGAGGAGCGGCGGGCCGAGGACCTCCGCCAGATGTTCATCGCCATGGCGGAGGACGTGCGCATCATCATCGTCAAGCTGGCGGACCGGCTCCATAACATGCGCACCCTCGAGGCCATGCCCGAGGCCAAGCAGAAGCGCATCGCCCAGGAGACCCTGGAGATCTACGCCCCCCTGGCCCACCGGCTGGGCATGGGGCAGATCAAGTGGGAGCTGGAGGACCTCTCCTTCCGCTACCTCCACCCGGAGGCCTACCGGACCCTTTTGGAAAACCTCCGGGAGATCCAGGCCACCCGGGAAGAGGTGGTGCGCCGCTCCATAGAGCGCCTCCGCGAGGTCCTGGCCAAGGACGCCCTCCTCCAGGCCCAGCTGGAGGGGATGGAGATCACGGGGCGGACCAAGCACCTCTACTCCATCTGGAAGAAGATGGAGCGGGAGAACAAGGCCCTGGAGCAGATCTACGACCTCCAGGCCATCCGGGTCGTCCTGAGGCCCAAGCCCGCCCAGGACCCCGAGGTCCAGGCCCTGAGGGAGAAGCAGGTCTGCTACCACGTCCTGGGCCTGGTGCACGCCCTGTGGCAGCCCATCCCCGGCCGGGTCAAGGACTACATCGCCGTGCCCAAGCCCAACGGCTACCAGAGCCTCCACACCACGGTCATCGCCCTGGAGGGCCTGCCCCTGGAGGTGCAGATCCGCACCGAGGAGATGCACCGGGTGGCCGAGTACGGGATCGCCGCCCACTGGCTGTACAAGGAGGGGCTCACCGACCCCGAGGAGATCCGCCGCCGGGTGGGCTGGCTGAAGAACATCCAGGAGTGGCAGCAGGAGTTCTCCAGCTCCCGGGAGTTCGTGGAGGCGGTGATGCGGGACCTTTTGGGGGGGCGGGTCTTCGTCTTCACCCCCAAGGGCCGGATCATCAACCTGCCCAAGGGGGCCACCCCGGTGGACTTCGCCTATCACATCCACACCGAGGTGGGGCACCACATGGTGGGGGCCAAGGTGAACGGCCGCATCGTCCCCCTCTCCTACGAGCTGCAAAACGGGGAGATCGTAGAGATCCTCACCGCCAAGAGCGCCCACCCCTCCAAGGACTGGCTCGAGTACGCCAAAAGCCGCACCGCCAAGCAGAAGATCCGCCAGTACTTCCGCGCCCAGGAGCGGCAGGAGACCCTGGAGAAGGGGCAGCGGATCCTGGAGCGCTACCTGAAGCGCCGGGGCCTGCCCCGGCCTGCGGACAGCCAGCTGGAGGCGGCGGCCCGGAAGCTCGGCTATCCCCCTTCCCCGGAGGAGGTCTACCTGGCCCTGGCCTCGGGCCGGCTCACCGCCAAGCAGGTGGCCAAGGCCCTCTACCCGGAAAGCCACCCCGAGCCGCCCCGCAAGGTCCAAACCCCCCGGAACGAGCTGGGCATCCGGCTGGAGGGGCTCCTCGAGGCCCCCGTCCGCCTGGCCTCCTGCTGCGAGCCCCAGAAGGGGGACCCCATCCTGGGCTTCGTCACCCGGGGCCGGGGGGTCTCGGTCCACCGGGCGGACTGCCCCAACCTCAAGCGCCTCCTCCAGGGGCCGGAGGCGGACCGGGTCATCGGGGCCTACTGGGAGGGGGTGGGGGGGCGGGTCTCCACCTTGGAGATCCGGGCCCGGGACCGGACCGGGCTTTTGCGGGACGTGATGGACGTGGTGGCTGGCGCGGGGAAGAGCGCCCTGGGCTCGGAGACCAAGGTCCTGGGGCCCACGGCCCGCATCCGGCTCCGCCTGGCGGTGCGGGACGGGGAGAGGGAAAGCCTGGCGAGCGCCCTCCGCTCCGTCCAGGGGGTGGAGGAGGTCCGCTGGCTATAGGGGCCGCACCCAGACCTCCCGCGTCCTGGGCCCATCAAACTCCACCAAGAAGACCTGCTGCCACCGCCCCAGCACAAGCCGCCCCCCCTCCGCCGGGAGGAGGAGGAAGACCCCGGTGAGGAGGGTCTTGAGGTGGGCGTGGGAGTTCCCCTCCCGGTGCCGGTCCTCCGGGCGGAACCTGGGGGCGAGGGCCTCGAGGCGGCCCAAAAGGTCCCGGGCCACGTCCGGGTCCGCCCCCTCCTGGACGGTCAGGCCGCAGGTGGTGTGGGGGACGTAGAGGTAGACCAGGCCGGTGTGCCCCTCCAGGAGGGCCTCCACCCGGCGGGTGATGTTCACGAACCCCTCTTCAGGAGTGGAAACCCGTAGAACCTTCATGCCGCTTCCTCCCTTTACCCTGCCCCAACCCCAGCCGCAGGCATCATACCCTTCGCGCACGTGGTCCTTTCAAAAAGCTTGGGAAAGGCTTTACCGGGGCCCCCGTCCCAGCGCAAGCTGGGACGGGGTGGTTTACCGGGGCCCCCAGCTTGGCGCCAGCCAAGCTGGGGTGGTATCACGCCAGCCGCGTACTCCTCAGGACGAAGCGCCAGGAGATGGGGAAGGTCCGGTCCAGGTCCTGGTACTCGGCCTCCGCCCAGGCGTAGAGCCGCTCCATCGCCCGGCGGTGCACCTCCTCCGGAACCCCCCAGGTGAAGGAATAAAGCTGCTCCTGGAGGTTCTCCAGGCTCTGCCGGAGGCTCCGCTCCTCCGTCCAGCGGGCCACCACCGCCGCCTTAGGGGCGAGGCCCAGGTCCTTCAGGGCGGCCTCCACCTGGGAAAGCCGCCTTTTGTGCCGCCCCCTTTCCACCTCCACCCCCTCCTCGGCCACCAGGCGGCGCCAGACCTCCTGCACCCGCAGGTCCACCGAGGCCTCGGCCTCGTCCCACCCCTCCAGCAGGACCCCCCCGGGCCTTAGGACCCGCAGGGCCTCGGCCAGGGCCCGGGGCCAGTCCTCCAGGAGGTGCCAGAGGTGGACCACCACCACCGCGTCCACGCTCTCGTCCTCCAGGGGGACCTCCCGGGCGTCCGCCTGGAGGATGCGGACCTTCCGCGTCACCCCGGCCACCTTCTGCCGGAAGACCTCGAGCATGGCCGGGTCGCGGTCCAAAGCCAGGTACCGGTACCCCCGGGCGATGAGGGGCAGGGCGATCCGCCCCGTCCCCACCCCCAGCTCCAAAAAGACGGGGTCCTCCACCCCGGCAAGCTCCGCGGCCATCGCCCCCGCCACCTGCCCCGAGACCTCCGGGGGGTGGGCGCGGGCCCGGTCATAGGCGTAGGCTACCCGGCTCGCGAAGGACATGGCCCCTTTTCATCATACCGGGTATACTCTGGCTCATGAAAGGCCTCATCCTGGCCGCGGGGCGCGGGACGCGCCTAAGGCCCCTCACCCACACCCGGCCCAAGCCCGTCATCCGGGTGGCGGGCCGGCCCATCCTCCACTACGCGGTGGAGAACCTCCTCGAGGCGGGGGTGGACGAGATCGGGGTGGTGGTCTCCCCCGAGACCCAGAAGGACATCGCCGAGAGCCTAAAGGACTTCCCCGGGCCCGCCCGGTTCACCTACCTCCTCCAGGAGGAGCCCCAGGGCCTGGCCCACGCGGTCCAGGTGGCCCAGCCCTGGCTAGGGAGTAGCCCCTTCGTCCTCTACCTGGGGGACAACCTTTTCCAGAAGGGGATCCGGGGCTTCCTGGACCGGTTCACCCCGGGGGTGAGCGCGGTCATCGCCCTGGTGGAGGTGGAAAACCCCCGGCAGTTCGGGGTGGCGGTGGTGGAGGAGGGGCGGATCCGGCGGCTTCTGGAAAAGCCCCAGGACCCCCCGAGCAACCTGGCGGTGGCCGGGGTCTACGTCTTCACCCCGGAGGTGCACGAGGTCATCGCCACCCTCAGGCCCAGCGCCCGGGGGGAGTACGAGATCACGGACGCCATCCAGGGCCTGATTGACCGGGGGAGGACCGTCCTCGGGGTCCGGGTCCAGGGCTGGTGGAAGGACACGGGCCGGCCCGAGGACCTCCTGGACGCGAACCGCCTCCTTCTGGAGGAGCTTTCGCCCCGGGTGGAGGGGGAGGTGGAAGGAAGCCGCCTGGTGGGCCGGGTGGTGGTGGAGAAGGGGGCGAAGGTGGTGAACAGCACCCTGATCGGCCCCGTGCACGTGGCCGAGGAAGCCCGGGTGGAGGAGGCCTACCTGGGCCCCTTCACCTCGGTGGGGCCGCGCGCGGTGGTGCGAAGGGCGGAGGTGGAGTACGCCATCTTGGAGGACGAGGCCCGGGTGGAGGAGGTGCCGGTCCGCCTGCAGGAGAGCATCCTGGGGGTGGGGGCGGAGGTCCAGGGGAAGAACGGCCTGCCCCGCACCCACCGCCTCATCCTGGGGGACCTCTCCCGGGTGGAGCTTGCGTAAGCTAGACTCAACTTTTCCTCAGCGCCTGTGCTATACTTAGCCCAGGAGGTTGAGGATGTTTCCCCGCATCTACACCAAGGAGGAGGCCGACAAGCTCCTGCCGGAGCTCCGCCGGGTCCTGGCCCAGATGCGGGAGGCCAAGCGGGGGCTGGAGGAGGCCCTGAGGCGGCTTCCCGAGGCCCGGGGGCTGGAGAGGAAAGCGCTGGAGGAGGAGGCCCGGTTCCTCAAGGGCTCCCTCGAGGCCGACCTCCAGTACCTGGGGCGGCTGGGCGTCCTCCTGAAGGACCTGGAGAGGGGCATCTTGGACTTTCCCGCCCGGCTGGACGGCCAGGTGGTCTACCTCTGCTGGCAGGAGGACGAGCCCGAGGTCCTCTACTGGCACCCCCTGGCGGAGGGGTTCGCGGCCCGGCGCCCCCTCAAGGAGGCCCCCCTCGCCCCCCCGCCCTCCGGAACGCCCTTAGCCGCTCGAGGTCCTCGCGGATGAGGTCGTCCCGGCCCGCCAAGGACTCCAGGTGGTGCCTGAGCTCGTGGAGGAGGGTCTGCCAGACCTCCTCCTCCCAGTCAAACCCCTCGCCCGCCACGGCCAGAAAGGAGCCGTAGTAGAGGGCGATGTGCCGGCCCAGCCCCTCCCAGCCGAAGAGGGAGGGGGGGCCGGGGTCTAGGTACTCCCCCAGCCGGAAGACCCCTGGCAGGCCCGGCTCCGGCCTGGCCTCCTCCAGGACGTGCAGGCCCTGAAGCCCCCGCTTGAACTCCGGGGGGATCTCGTCCCAGAGCCTCTCGGCCAGCTCCCGGAAGGCGGCGTAGGTCATCCCCTTAGTCTACTGGGAAGTACGTTTGTCCCCTCCCTCGGGGTAGACTTTTATCCGTGAGGCTTCTTCCGGTCCTCCTGGCAGGATTGGTGGGGGCGGGGCTGGCCCTGGCGGTGCGGGCCCTGCCCGGGGGGTGGGTCCGCTACGTCCCGGGGTCGCCCACCGCCGCCGCCTACCTCGTCCTGGAAAACCCCGGCCCCAAGCCCCTAAAGCTTTTGGGAGCGGAAAGCCCGGTGGCGGGCCGGATTTCCCTCCACACCACCCTCCGCGACGGGTCGGTCCTGAGCATGCGGTCCGTGGAGGCCTTTGACCTACCCGCCAAGGGGCGGCTGGAGCTCAAGCCCGGGGGGAACCACCTGATGCTCGAGGCCCTCAAGCGCCCCCTGAAGCTGGGGGAGAAGGTCACCTTGGTCCTCCGGTTTTCCGACGGCTCCCAGCTCAAGCTGGAGCTTCCCGTGGAGATGCGATGAACCGGTACGCCCTTCTCCTGGTCCTGGCGGTGGCGGTCCTGGGCGGGGCGCTCTACCTCCAGACCCGCAAGGGCCACCTCTTCTACGGCACCCGGCTGGCGAACCCCAAGCCGGTGGACTTCACCCTGGAAGGCCCAAAGGGCCCGGTGCGCCTCTCCGACTTCCAAGACCGGCTCGTCCTCCTCTTCTTCGGCTACACCCACTGCCCGGACGTCTGCCCCACCACCCTCCTGGAGATCCGCAAGGCCCTTTTGGCCCTCCCCGAGAAGGAGCGGGCCCGCGTCCAGGTGATCTTCATAAGCGTGGACCCGGAGCGGGACCCGCCGGAGGTGGCCGACCGGTACGCCAAGCAGTTCCACCCCTCCTTCCTGGGGGTCTCGGGAAGCCCCGAGGCCACCCTGGAAGTGGCCAGGACCTTCGGGGTCTACTACCAGAAGAGCCAGGTGGTCTCCCCCACCGAGTACCTGGTGGACCACACCGCCACCACCTTTGTGGTCAAGGACGGGAAGCTGGTCCTCCTCTTCAGCCCGGAAAAGATCAAGGAGACCGAGCGGGTGGTGGAGGACCTAAAGGCCCTGCTCTAGCCCGCCCCGTCCCAGCTCAGCCCAGGGCCACGTCCAGGGCCATCATCACGGAAAAGCCCAGCATCAGGCCGAAGGTGGCCAGGTCCCCGTAGCCCTCGAGCTGGCTTTCCGGGATCAGCTCCTCCACCACCACGAAGACCATGGCCCCCGCCGCGAAGGCCATGAAGTAGGGCAGAAGCGGGGCCACCTGGGCCACCAAGGCCGCCCCCAGAAGGGCCCCCAAAGGCTCCACCAAGGCGGAGAGCTGGCCGTAGAAGAAGGCCAGCCCCGCCGAGACCCCCTCCCGCCTTAGGGGAAAGGCCACCGCCAGCCCCTCCGGCAGGTTCTGCAGCCCGATGCCGATGGCCAGGGCCACCGCCCCGCCCAGGGTGGCGGCCCCGGTGGGGTCCAGGGCCCAGGCCCCGAAGGCCACCCCCACCGCCAGCCCTTCCGGCAGGTTGTGCAGGGTGATGGCCAGGATGAGGAGGGTGGTCCGCCGCCAGGTGGTGGGCAGGCCCTCCGCGGTCTCCTGAGGAAAGTCCAGGTGCAGGTGGGGCAAAAGCCGGTCCATGAGCCGCAAAAGCCCCCCACCCAGGAGGAAGCCCACCACCGCGGGCACCCAGGGCACCTGGCCCTGAGCCTTGGCCATTTCCATCCCCGGCAGGAGGAGGGAGAAGACGCTGGCGGCCAGCATCACCCCGGCGGCGAAGCCCAGCATCAGGTCCAAAAGCTTCCGGCTGGGGGCCCGGGCGAAGAAGACCGAGGCCGCCCCCACCGCGGTCAGCCCCCAGGTGAAGAGGCCGGCCAAAAGGGCGTAGAGGAGGTAGTCCGGCATACCCCGGATTTTAGGCTACCCTAAAGAACCCGTCAAGGGTATCCTGAGGATAGGATGCTGGAGAAGCTTGCGCGGCTAGAAGAAGAGTACCGGGAGCTGGAGGCGCTCCTCTCCGACCCCGAGGTCCTGAAGGACCAGAAGCGCTACCAGGCCCTCTCCCGCCGCTACGCGGAGATGGGGGAGCTCGTGGAGGCGGGCCGGGCCTACCGGAAGGCCCTTTCAGACCTGGAGTCGGCCCGGGAGCTCCTGTCCGACCCGGAGCTCAAGGAGGTGGCCAAGGCCGAGGTGGAGGCCTTGGAGGAGCAGGTCCGGTCGCTGGAGGAGAAGCTCCAGGTCCTCCTCCTGCCCAAGGACCCGGTGGATGAGCGGGACGCCATCGTGGAGATCCGGGCCGGCACCGGGGGCGAGGAGGCGGCCCTCTTCGCGGGGGACCTTTTGAAGATGTACCTGAAGTTCGCCGAGAAGATGGGCTTCAGCACCGAGGTCCTGGACTCCCACCCCTCGGACCTGGGCGGGTTTTCCAAGGTGGTGTTTGAGGTCCAGGGGCCCGGGGCCTACGGGGTCTTCAAGTACGAGTCCGGGGTGCACCGGGTGCAGCGGGTGCCCGCCACCGAGACCCAGGGCCGGATCCACACCTCCACCGCCACGGTGGCCGTCCTGCCCAAGGCGGAGGAGGAGGACCTCAAGCTCAACATGGACGAGATCCGCATTGACGTGATGCGGGCCTCCGGCCCCGGGGGCCAGGGGGTGAACACCACGGACAGCGCGGTCCGGGTGGTCCACCTGCCCACGGGGATCATCGTCACCTGCCAGGACTCGAGGAGCCAGATCAAGAACAAGGAGAAGGCCCTGACCATCCTCCGAAGCCGCCTTCTGGAGATGAAGCGGGCCGAGGAAGAGGAGAAGCTCCGCCAGCACCGCCTGGCCCAGATCGGGACCGGGGAGCGCTCGGAGAAGATCCGCACCTACAACTTCCCCCAGTCCCGGGTCACGGACCACCGCATCGGCTTCACCACCCACGACCTGGAGGGGGTCCTGGAAGGGGACCTCCTGCCCCTCTACGAGGCCCTCAAGAAGGCCGATCAGGAGCGGCAGCTCGCGGCCTTGGTGAACGATGCGGCGTGAGCTTCTGGTGGCCGCCGCCATCCTGATGGACGCCCAGGGCCGGGTTCTTCTGGTGGGGAACGACTGGGGCCGCCGGGGGCGGATCCGCTACACCCTGCCCGGGGGGACGGTGGAGCCGGGGGAAACCTGCCTCCAGGCCCTGGTGCGGGAGGTGCGGGAGGAGACCGGGCTTAGGGTCCGGCGGATCGAGCACCTGGCCTACGTCATCCAGGTGGAGGACGCCCGCAAGAACGAGCGCACCCTGGCCATGGCCTTCCGGGCGAGCTACGAGGGCCTCCTCAACCCCAAGGACCCCGATGGGCACATCGTGGAGGCCCGGTTCTACACCCCGGAGGAGATCGCCCGCCGCCTGGAGGGCCACCTCCCCCTCCTCGAGCCCCTCTTGGACTACCTGAAAGGGGAGCGGGGCCGGTTCTACGCCTACACCGGCTGGGGCCTGCCGGGCCAGCGGGTGTAATACCACCCCATCCTGGCTTGCGCCAGGATGGGGGCCCCGGTAATACCACCCCAGCTTGGCTTGCGCCAAGCTGGGGGCCCAGGTAATACCTTTCCCAGCCACCTTCGGGGCTAGGGGCCGAGCTTCCGCCTGAGGTAGCGGACCAGCTCCTCTATGGCCTGGCGCAGGGCCCTTTGCTCCTCCAAGAGAGCCTCCATGGGGTCCTTGGGGGCCTCGAGGGTCAGGGTCTTGTAGAGGAGGGTGGGGTTACCGCAGGTGGGGCAGATCAGGTCCTGGGTCTTCACCTGGGGGGCGTAGAAGACCCGGGTCCCGTCCTTGGGGCAGAGGAGGTACTTCACCCCCGCCGCCTCCCCCTTGCGGACGGCGAGGGCCAGCTCCTTGGCCTCCTCCGGGGTGTAGCCCGCAAAGTAGTCCTCCCCCACCCGCACCAGACCCAAGGCCTCCTCCGTGCTCCTGAGGTCCGTCTTCCTCTCCCCCGAGGCCTCCCAGGTGAAGCCGTTCCAGCGGAAATGCCTGAGCCGTCGCCGCCCCTCCAGGTCCTCCACCTCCACGATGAGCTGGATCCGGGGGTCCTTGGGGTAGTAGTAGAAACGCACTGCCTGGACCCCGGAAAGCTCCGGGGTCTTGGGCAGCTCATAGCCCAGGGGCCCCTCCCCCTTGACCGGGTAGCCCACCAGGCGCTCGAGCTCGGAGCGGGTCAGGCCGGGCCGGCTCCCGTCCCCGAAAAGAAGCCGCTCCACGTGCGCGAATGCCCGCTTCAATCCTTCGTC is a window from the Thermus filiformis genome containing:
- a CDS encoding class I SAM-dependent methyltransferase; this translates as MSFASRVAYAYDRARAHPPEVSGQVAGAMAAELAGVEDPVFLELGVGTGRIALPLIARGYRYLALDRDPAMLEVFRQKVAGVTRKVRILQADAREVPLEDESVDAVVVVHLWHLLEDWPRALAEALRVLRPGGVLLEGWDEAEASVDLRVQEVWRRLVAEEGVEVERGRHKRRLSQVEAALKDLGLAPKAAVVARWTEERSLRQSLENLQEQLYSFTWGVPEEVHRRAMERLYAWAEAEYQDLDRTFPISWRFVLRSTRLA
- a CDS encoding metallopeptidase family protein; protein product: MTYAAFRELAERLWDEIPPEFKRGLQGLHVLEEARPEPGLPGVFRLGEYLDPGPPSLFGWEGLGRHIALYYGSFLAVAGEGFDWEEEVWQTLLHELRHHLESLAGRDDLIREDLERLRAFRRAGGRGGPP
- a CDS encoding RelA/SpoT family protein; the protein is MDDAHALLERLRARISYLSPEDQARVEEAFWFAQEAHQGQYRKSGEAYITHPVAVAEILAELRMDPETLMAGLLHDTLEDCGVPAEVLEGRFGPQVRRIVEGETKVSKLYKLASLEGEERRAEDLRQMFIAMAEDVRIIIVKLADRLHNMRTLEAMPEAKQKRIAQETLEIYAPLAHRLGMGQIKWELEDLSFRYLHPEAYRTLLENLREIQATREEVVRRSIERLREVLAKDALLQAQLEGMEITGRTKHLYSIWKKMERENKALEQIYDLQAIRVVLRPKPAQDPEVQALREKQVCYHVLGLVHALWQPIPGRVKDYIAVPKPNGYQSLHTTVIALEGLPLEVQIRTEEMHRVAEYGIAAHWLYKEGLTDPEEIRRRVGWLKNIQEWQQEFSSSREFVEAVMRDLLGGRVFVFTPKGRIINLPKGATPVDFAYHIHTEVGHHMVGAKVNGRIVPLSYELQNGEIVEILTAKSAHPSKDWLEYAKSRTAKQKIRQYFRAQERQETLEKGQRILERYLKRRGLPRPADSQLEAAARKLGYPPSPEEVYLALASGRLTAKQVAKALYPESHPEPPRKVQTPRNELGIRLEGLLEAPVRLASCCEPQKGDPILGFVTRGRGVSVHRADCPNLKRLLQGPEADRVIGAYWEGVGGRVSTLEIRARDRTGLLRDVMDVVAGAGKSALGSETKVLGPTARIRLRLAVRDGERESLASALRSVQGVEEVRWL
- a CDS encoding secondary thiamine-phosphate synthase enzyme YjbQ, with amino-acid sequence MKVLRVSTPEEGFVNITRRVEALLEGHTGLVYLYVPHTTCGLTVQEGADPDVARDLLGRLEALAPRFRPEDRHREGNSHAHLKTLLTGVFLLLPAEGGRLVLGRWQQVFLVEFDGPRTREVWVRPL
- a CDS encoding ZIP family metal transporter, which gives rise to MPDYLLYALLAGLFTWGLTAVGAASVFFARAPSRKLLDLMLGFAAGVMLAASVFSLLLPGMEMAKAQGQVPWVPAVVGFLLGGGLLRLMDRLLPHLHLDFPQETAEGLPTTWRRTTLLILAITLHNLPEGLAVGVAFGAWALDPTGAATLGGAVALAIGIGLQNLPEGLAVAFPLRREGVSAGLAFFYGQLSALVEPLGALLGAALVAQVAPLLPYFMAFAAGAMVFVVVEELIPESQLEGYGDLATFGLMLGFSVMMALDVALG
- the prfA gene encoding peptide chain release factor 1, translated to MLEKLARLEEEYRELEALLSDPEVLKDQKRYQALSRRYAEMGELVEAGRAYRKALSDLESARELLSDPELKEVAKAEVEALEEQVRSLEEKLQVLLLPKDPVDERDAIVEIRAGTGGEEAALFAGDLLKMYLKFAEKMGFSTEVLDSHPSDLGGFSKVVFEVQGPGAYGVFKYESGVHRVQRVPATETQGRIHTSTATVAVLPKAEEEDLKLNMDEIRIDVMRASGPGGQGVNTTDSAVRVVHLPTGIIVTCQDSRSQIKNKEKALTILRSRLLEMKRAEEEEKLRQHRLAQIGTGERSEKIRTYNFPQSRVTDHRIGFTTHDLEGVLEGDLLPLYEALKKADQERQLAALVNDAA
- a CDS encoding NUDIX hydrolase, whose product is MRRELLVAAAILMDAQGRVLLVGNDWGRRGRIRYTLPGGTVEPGETCLQALVREVREETGLRVRRIEHLAYVIQVEDARKNERTLAMAFRASYEGLLNPKDPDGHIVEARFYTPEEIARRLEGHLPLLEPLLDYLKGERGRFYAYTGWGLPGQRV
- a CDS encoding coiled-coil domain-containing protein, whose translation is MYRQVLSALTPYLGRKAEALLQEGALRLGKKPEELSQEELEALLKDSVYKELQGRLSKEEARKVVEEALKDLSPLDLRPLEEGLKRFGLYLDWPEVGRLRALYKRLQSGQDPGAYREARALLEELEERLEEALLRQAEEIAYLEEVLSRVRNLGGPKVRRLESLLSTIKEAQGQGVLAQAEVEKARQIALELRKLVESSAFRVLEEKPKEEPESPPEDIVLTVEDWEFSEDELVIDLDALPEEEKRRLEALDLEEERRRLNRLKERYARVLDRVDLAQAEALLEGGTPLGERLSELEEALRRAEEELRSEVLAQLIALEERARALGAEGLLEEVRLAQATLREGGWPEVAELLRKVEAQEAERERLLALEEERQALLKALEGSQDPAFASLREEVRSLARERLFELPALRERYLALLKEKDAQAHLQALARAVLGEADLPPQALKDRLLEALRERLKALKEKARALGRESELKEAEAALREGRPFDPRPLEAALEAALAERRALALEELGRLEALAQRYRGLGGEAVLARIQEEKEEPLPEVLPIRQALSALARRAEALRGGLRTRLVAFFQTYEPLRTLEGETARRLRPMAELLQTALERLDRLGPRGLLEVERLLKKAEPLLQALKKEEEAARSVLRSLKGEELEALLGVFEEGPDLSSLRLPGVERLEPLESAPYARPLAEAWARLDESLKARGEALVVYWENTALVLVRVRGRPVVGLMDRGVVSHFLLEAKGLN
- a CDS encoding copper chaperone PCu(A)C, which translates into the protein MRLLPVLLAGLVGAGLALAVRALPGGWVRYVPGSPTAAAYLVLENPGPKPLKLLGAESPVAGRISLHTTLRDGSVLSMRSVEAFDLPAKGRLELKPGGNHLMLEALKRPLKLGEKVTLVLRFSDGSQLKLELPVEMR
- a CDS encoding SCO family protein — encoded protein: MNRYALLLVLAVAVLGGALYLQTRKGHLFYGTRLANPKPVDFTLEGPKGPVRLSDFQDRLVLLFFGYTHCPDVCPTTLLEIRKALLALPEKERARVQVIFISVDPERDPPEVADRYAKQFHPSFLGVSGSPEATLEVARTFGVYYQKSQVVSPTEYLVDHTATTFVVKDGKLVLLFSPEKIKETERVVEDLKALL
- a CDS encoding DUF2203 domain-containing protein gives rise to the protein MFPRIYTKEEADKLLPELRRVLAQMREAKRGLEEALRRLPEARGLERKALEEEARFLKGSLEADLQYLGRLGVLLKDLERGILDFPARLDGQVVYLCWQEDEPEVLYWHPLAEGFAARRPLKEAPLAPPPSGTPLAARGPRG
- a CDS encoding glucose-1-phosphate thymidylyltransferase, with product MKGLILAAGRGTRLRPLTHTRPKPVIRVAGRPILHYAVENLLEAGVDEIGVVVSPETQKDIAESLKDFPGPARFTYLLQEEPQGLAHAVQVAQPWLGSSPFVLYLGDNLFQKGIRGFLDRFTPGVSAVIALVEVENPRQFGVAVVEEGRIRRLLEKPQDPPSNLAVAGVYVFTPEVHEVIATLRPSARGEYEITDAIQGLIDRGRTVLGVRVQGWWKDTGRPEDLLDANRLLLEELSPRVEGEVEGSRLVGRVVVEKGAKVVNSTLIGPVHVAEEARVEEAYLGPFTSVGPRAVVRRAEVEYAILEDEARVEEVPVRLQESILGVGAEVQGKNGLPRTHRLILGDLSRVELA